The Sphingobacteriales bacterium genome has a segment encoding these proteins:
- a CDS encoding agmatine deiminase family protein, producing MKKYYILFILCLLLSPAARAQNKNLPASLTPEEAQQMPAYLANIAGQKGITTPPPAPVRTPAEWEEGEALCITWTSYTDILTQIVQYAVNEMDVYIICSNPSTVQTQLTNAGINLANVHFLQEPFNSVWIRDYGPWSVYANDVSTPYIVDWIYNRPRPDDDVLPDAIAAYANIPIYSMTAAPYDLTDTGGNFQTDGCGTAFSSKLILDENPTKTEAQIDNIKNLYMGIDRYIKMDVLPYDGIHHIDMHMAMLDEETILFGEYPAGISDGPQIEANIDYIQNNFTTAFGNPYRIVRVPMPPDASGQYPNAGGDYRTYTNSIFLNKTILVPIYNHASDADALATYQAELPGYNVVGINCNNIISASGALHCITKVVHSNDPLRIATARLYNTCETTARTVQAIIQHESGISSANVYYKTTAGGTYTAIPMTLVDAAEARWEAQIPAQSAGTSVYYYIEATAVSGKTQVRPITAPNGYFKYTIENVSGVPVVDFSQSATSVCPGTTVQFNEITSCGTTAWNWTFTGGTPATSTLPNPVVTYSSSGTFSASLTATNANGSSTKTVSTAVSVLSGVEPFSDDFTANTNNWSISNPSGTITWAWKGNITCGSGTIALNNFDYNSSGANDYFSATLDLSGYQDAQLQFDVAYAGYNTTYCDRLKVNVIPCAGSAQTLYDKSCATLNTAANTTSAFSPNACSQWRTETINLAAFDGQLVTIQFQNINGYGNWIYIDDIVISGTPVSCENDLTLNAAIAGNEEHLAAQSITATNSIAAGAMVTYSAGQWIDLKDGFTAVSGCDFHAYIGGCTPKSDNNATITMEKVNENTALRLALSPNPLQGNRLLLHLINQVADMEQVQIDLIDVKGQTVRRLPQQLLPLGNTLLSFDEINLPSGLYICRVLQQGGVMQTTKVIVP from the coding sequence ATGAAAAAGTATTACATTCTCTTTATTCTCTGCTTGTTGTTGTCGCCTGCGGCAAGGGCGCAAAATAAAAATTTACCCGCTTCGCTCACCCCCGAAGAAGCACAACAAATGCCTGCTTATCTAGCAAATATCGCTGGACAAAAAGGAATTACTACACCGCCGCCCGCACCAGTGCGCACACCCGCCGAATGGGAAGAAGGTGAAGCACTTTGTATTACTTGGACGAGCTATACAGATATTTTGACACAAATTGTGCAATACGCTGTGAACGAAATGGACGTATATATCATTTGCTCTAATCCTTCTACTGTACAAACACAACTTACCAATGCGGGCATCAACCTTGCCAATGTGCATTTTTTGCAAGAGCCTTTTAATAGTGTTTGGATACGCGACTACGGACCCTGGAGCGTGTATGCCAATGATGTAAGTACGCCTTATATCGTAGATTGGATTTACAACCGCCCCCGCCCAGATGATGATGTGTTGCCCGATGCTATCGCCGCTTATGCCAATATTCCGATTTACAGCATGACCGCCGCCCCTTACGACCTCACCGATACCGGCGGCAATTTCCAAACAGATGGCTGCGGAACGGCTTTTTCATCCAAGTTGATTTTAGATGAAAACCCCACCAAAACCGAAGCCCAGATTGATAATATCAAAAACCTGTATATGGGCATTGACCGTTATATTAAAATGGACGTGCTGCCTTACGATGGTATTCATCATATTGATATGCACATGGCGATGCTCGACGAAGAAACGATTTTATTTGGCGAGTATCCGGCGGGTATTTCTGACGGACCACAGATAGAAGCCAATATTGATTATATCCAAAATAATTTCACCACTGCTTTTGGCAATCCGTATCGCATTGTGCGCGTGCCGATGCCTCCCGATGCCAGTGGGCAATATCCGAATGCGGGCGGCGATTATCGTACCTACACCAATTCTATTTTTTTAAACAAAACCATTTTGGTTCCCATCTACAATCACGCTTCCGATGCTGACGCTTTGGCTACTTATCAAGCTGAACTCCCAGGATATAATGTAGTGGGTATCAACTGCAACAATATTATTTCGGCGAGCGGCGCACTCCACTGCATCACCAAAGTGGTACATAGCAACGACCCTTTGCGCATTGCTACCGCCCGACTTTATAATACCTGCGAGACCACCGCCCGCACCGTACAGGCTATTATTCAGCACGAAAGCGGCATCAGCAGCGCAAATGTTTATTACAAAACGACAGCAGGAGGCACTTATACTGCTATCCCGATGACGCTCGTTGATGCTGCCGAAGCACGTTGGGAGGCGCAAATTCCGGCACAAAGCGCGGGTACTTCGGTGTATTATTATATTGAGGCTACCGCTGTTTCGGGAAAAACACAGGTGCGCCCTATCACCGCACCCAACGGCTATTTTAAATATACCATTGAAAATGTAAGCGGTGTGCCTGTCGTAGATTTTTCGCAATCGGCGACCTCGGTGTGTCCGGGTACGACAGTACAATTCAATGAAATAACGAGTTGTGGCACAACCGCTTGGAATTGGACGTTTACAGGTGGCACCCCCGCCACTTCTACTTTGCCCAATCCGGTGGTTACATACAGCAGTTCGGGCACATTCAGTGCTTCGCTCACTGCCACTAATGCCAATGGCAGCAGTACAAAAACCGTCAGTACTGCCGTGAGTGTATTGAGTGGTGTAGAGCCTTTTAGCGATGATTTTACCGCCAATACCAATAACTGGAGCATCAGCAATCCTTCGGGTACTATCACTTGGGCGTGGAAAGGCAATATCACCTGCGGCAGCGGCACTATTGCGCTCAATAATTTTGATTACAACAGTTCGGGAGCGAACGATTATTTTTCGGCTACGCTGGATTTAAGCGGCTATCAGGATGCTCAGTTGCAGTTTGATGTGGCGTATGCCGGATACAATACTACCTATTGCGACCGCTTGAAAGTAAATGTAATTCCTTGCGCGGGCAGTGCGCAAACTTTATACGACAAAAGTTGCGCCACACTCAATACCGCCGCCAATACCACTTCTGCATTTTCGCCCAATGCTTGCAGCCAGTGGCGAACCGAAACCATCAATTTAGCTGCTTTTGACGGGCAATTGGTAACTATTCAGTTTCAGAATATTAACGGCTACGGCAATTGGATTTATATTGATGATATTGTTATTTCGGGAACACCCGTTTCTTGTGAGAACGACCTCACTTTAAATGCTGCTATTGCCGGAAATGAGGAGCATTTGGCGGCACAAAGCATTACCGCCACCAACAGCATTGCCGCCGGAGCAATGGTAACATACAGTGCGGGGCAGTGGATTGATTTAAAAGACGGTTTTACAGCCGTAAGCGGTTGTGATTTTCACGCATACATCGGCGGCTGTACACCTAAATCCGATAACAACGCTACTATAACAATGGAGAAGGTAAATGAAAATACCGCTTTGCGCTTGGCACTGTCGCCCAATCCTTTGCAGGGAAACCGCTTGTTGTTGCATCTTATCAATCAGGTTGCCGATATGGAGCAAGTACAAATAGATTTAATTGATGTAAAAGGACAAACAGTGCGCCGATTGCCTCAACAATTACTGCCATTAGGCAATACGCTGCTTTCTTTTGACGAAATAAATTTGCCTTCTGGTTTGTATATTTGTCGTGTGTTGCAGCAGGGTGGCGTAATGCAAACTACAAAAGTAATAGTGCCTTAA
- a CDS encoding 8-amino-7-oxononanoate synthase, producing MMNNNPPHLAAALAKRTENASLRRLLPENTLADFASNDYLGLARSELLRSRFLEKLYRYPHINGAGGSRLLRGNSSLHEHLEAQLAAFHGSEAALLFSSGFEANVGLMSCMAQRGDHILYDEYCHASIRDGLRLSFAHTHAFRHNDMEQLKEQLQKLKGGQVYIVAESLYSMDGDFAPLHDLVALAQQYGAWLVIDEAHTNGIYGEAGAGWVQAQGLADAVWARVHTFGKAVGSSGAAIVGTALLRQYLINYCRNFIYTTAVPLHQVLHIQTAYELLPELNKARKQLQAHIHLFQREMPTIAVHSAVISHIIGGNEATRAAAHALQEQGFDVRPILYPTVPQGSERLRISLHSFNSEEEIKNLIKNLHLPN from the coding sequence ATGATGAACAACAATCCACCGCATTTGGCTGCTGCTTTAGCAAAAAGAACGGAAAATGCCTCTTTGCGGCGTTTGCTACCCGAAAATACACTGGCAGATTTTGCCTCTAATGATTATTTGGGCTTGGCACGCAGCGAATTGTTGCGCTCACGTTTTTTGGAAAAATTATACCGATACCCGCACATCAACGGCGCGGGCGGCTCGCGCTTGTTGCGCGGCAACAGCAGTCTCCACGAACACCTCGAAGCACAATTGGCGGCTTTTCACGGCAGCGAAGCGGCTTTGCTTTTTTCCTCTGGATTCGAGGCCAATGTGGGACTGATGTCGTGTATGGCGCAGCGCGGCGACCATATTCTGTACGACGAATACTGCCACGCCTCTATCCGTGATGGCTTGCGCCTGAGTTTTGCACATACCCACGCCTTTCGTCACAACGATATGGAGCAACTGAAAGAGCAGTTGCAAAAATTGAAGGGCGGACAGGTTTACATTGTTGCCGAATCTTTGTATTCTATGGACGGAGATTTTGCACCCCTGCACGACCTCGTAGCTTTGGCACAGCAATACGGAGCTTGGTTGGTGATAGATGAAGCGCATACCAACGGTATTTACGGCGAGGCAGGAGCCGGTTGGGTACAGGCGCAGGGGCTGGCAGATGCTGTATGGGCGCGGGTGCATACTTTTGGCAAGGCGGTGGGCAGCAGTGGCGCAGCAATCGTGGGCACGGCACTTTTACGCCAATATTTAATTAATTATTGTCGCAATTTTATCTATACCACCGCCGTTCCTTTGCATCAGGTATTACATATACAAACGGCTTATGAGCTACTGCCCGAATTAAACAAAGCACGCAAGCAATTACAGGCACATATTCATTTATTTCAGCGTGAAATGCCCACTATTGCCGTTCATTCGGCGGTTATTTCGCACATTATCGGCGGTAACGAAGCCACTCGCGCCGCTGCCCACGCATTGCAGGAGCAGGGCTTTGATGTGCGCCCTATTTTATACCCCACCGTACCACAGGGCAGCGAGCGGTTACGCATTAGTTTGCACAGTTTTAATTCCGAAGAAGAAATAAAAAATCTGATAAAAAACCTACATTTGCCGAACTAA
- a CDS encoding TerC family protein translates to MDQIFTSTNLVSLLTLTFLEIVLGIDNIIFISIVTHRLPKNLQAKGRSIGLMCALVFRIILLSFISWLAHWKQPLFYVGEFGVSGRDLILLAGGLFLIGKSVSEIHQKLEGDPMVTKDGKRVTLGQVIFQIIIIDIVFSFDSILTAVGLVNNVPIMITAVVISMFIMLLFSGYISEFINRHPTIKILALSFLIMIGMMLVAESLHQEVPKGYAYFAMFFGLAVEMINMRVRPSSSKPVDLVDTFDEESKYVGKDFNEEEGK, encoded by the coding sequence ATGGATCAAATTTTTACTTCTACCAATTTAGTAAGTTTACTCACACTTACCTTTTTAGAAATCGTTTTGGGGATTGACAATATCATATTTATATCCATTGTTACGCATCGTTTACCCAAAAATTTACAAGCCAAAGGGCGTAGTATCGGATTAATGTGTGCGCTGGTATTTCGGATTATTTTATTGTCATTTATCAGTTGGTTGGCGCATTGGAAACAACCCTTGTTTTATGTGGGCGAATTTGGTGTGAGCGGGCGCGATTTGATATTATTGGCGGGGGGCTTGTTTTTGATTGGAAAGAGTGTATCCGAAATACACCAAAAACTCGAAGGCGACCCTATGGTGACAAAAGACGGCAAGCGGGTTACTTTGGGGCAGGTTATTTTTCAGATTATTATTATTGATATTGTTTTTTCTTTTGATTCCATACTTACGGCGGTAGGATTGGTCAATAATGTGCCGATTATGATTACGGCGGTAGTGATTTCTATGTTTATTATGCTGCTATTTTCTGGATATATCAGCGAATTTATCAATCGTCACCCCACCATCAAAATATTGGCATTATCGTTTTTGATAATGATAGGAATGATGCTCGTAGCCGAAAGTTTGCATCAGGAAGTACCCAAAGGTTATGCTTATTTTGCGATGTTTTTCGGATTAGCCGTAGAAATGATCAATATGCGGGTGCGTCCTTCTTCCTCAAAACCGGTGGATTTGGTAGATACTTTTGATGAAGAATCTAAATATGTGGGCAAGGATTTCAATGAAGAAGAAGGAAAATAA
- a CDS encoding mechanosensitive ion channel: MNFNLDSILPLLISYGGKILLAFLLLFVGLRIIKFIVKRLHSYMNKRQIDETLQPFLISIVDVLLKVSLILAIASTLGIQTTSFVAILGAAGLAVGLALQGSLSNFAGGALLLIFRPFKVGDYIKAQGAEGFVREIQVFNTILETMDNIRIVQPNGALANGQMTIVSANDNIRLQIPVSINYGSDIQKAREAILNAINKNPMVMKNPAADVVVSSLSDTSIQLTVRPWCKPGDGPAVGGNVAEAARKALDEAHINAPIPQRVIHNA, translated from the coding sequence ATGAATTTCAACTTAGACAGTATTTTGCCATTGCTTATTTCTTATGGCGGTAAAATTTTATTAGCATTTTTATTGCTCTTTGTAGGTTTGCGCATTATTAAGTTCATTGTAAAGAGATTGCATAGCTACATGAACAAAAGACAAATTGACGAAACTTTACAGCCATTTTTAATTTCCATTGTTGATGTTTTATTGAAGGTTTCTCTTATTCTCGCTATTGCCTCTACTTTGGGCATACAAACTACTTCGTTTGTTGCTATTTTAGGAGCTGCGGGTTTGGCGGTAGGTTTGGCACTGCAAGGCAGCTTATCCAATTTCGCCGGCGGTGCTTTGCTGCTCATTTTCCGTCCCTTTAAAGTAGGCGATTATATCAAAGCACAGGGTGCAGAAGGTTTTGTGCGTGAAATTCAGGTATTTAATACTATTTTGGAAACAATGGACAATATCCGTATCGTGCAGCCCAATGGTGCTTTGGCAAATGGTCAGATGACAATTGTGTCGGCAAATGATAACATTCGTTTACAAATTCCCGTATCTATTAATTATGGTTCGGATATTCAAAAAGCAAGGGAAGCGATTTTAAACGCTATCAACAAAAATCCAATGGTAATGAAAAATCCGGCGGCTGATGTAGTAGTTAGCTCTTTGAGCGATACTTCTATACAATTGACGGTGCGCCCTTGGTGCAAACCCGGTGACGGACCAGCAGTAGGCGGTAATGTAGCCGAAGCTGCCCGCAAAGCCTTAGATGAAGCACATATCAACGCACCTATTCCGCAACGTGTCATTCATAATGCCTAA
- a CDS encoding DUF349 domain-containing protein: MKEQLISQLEQLLKQDDLIKIGREVRHLQGNYRRLLRETAPATPAAADDNNATDSIAGTDDAPPEALNIETSAENPAPAAAPKKTASKDMLDEHFDNLIKEYYQKVEIARIISATEEQKKLLAKRELLHELRGLVQEAEQGRVNFEQMKGLRLRWNEIGRVNAPEYADTQSDFNFLMDKMTHHIQVIREMRDIDHQRNLNNKQQIISALQTLSASEMPLRDVEKELRHLQTQWYESGQVPIDKKDEINQNYRHYVDGIMQKIDGHYSTKREEMGDNLKKKVDLCDAVQAICERPLEGQEAWKQATEEIQALQTQWKEIGYSTNNEEAWAAFRQVCDTFYNKRREHFGGIDEIRRNSAEIKKTLCEKAVALQHSQDWQAAGDQFVQLQKEWKVAGPAPQKEENELWQRFRTACDVFFNARKEHNESVSVIYEENLAKKLALLEEISNYSVEENAETAFDRLRDYNAQWNEIGFVPIKSKKEITKRFQDVIDAKFTIAKALRTGARAQRLEEHLNTMRQDRSSSPSQEYERRGSSQRNPIEQKIQSLRDEISNYENNLGFLKDNGKPNPIREQIQQNIERARNEMNILYQQMNAKTENNNTPPEAAL, from the coding sequence ATGAAGGAGCAACTGATTAGTCAATTAGAGCAACTATTGAAACAAGATGACCTAATTAAAATAGGACGCGAAGTGCGCCATTTACAAGGCAATTACCGCCGTTTACTGCGCGAAACAGCACCTGCCACACCCGCTGCCGCCGATGATAACAATGCCACAGACAGCATTGCCGGCACCGACGACGCACCGCCCGAAGCACTCAACATTGAAACAAGTGCGGAAAATCCTGCACCTGCTGCTGCTCCGAAAAAGACGGCATCTAAAGATATGTTAGATGAGCATTTTGATAATCTCATCAAAGAATATTATCAGAAAGTTGAAATTGCCCGCATCATCAGTGCTACCGAAGAACAAAAAAAATTATTGGCAAAACGCGAACTTCTCCACGAATTGCGCGGATTGGTACAGGAGGCAGAACAAGGAAGAGTAAATTTTGAACAAATGAAAGGACTGCGGCTGCGCTGGAATGAAATAGGGCGCGTTAATGCTCCCGAATACGCCGACACACAATCCGATTTTAATTTTTTGATGGACAAAATGACGCACCATATTCAGGTAATCCGTGAAATGCGCGACATTGACCACCAACGCAATTTAAACAACAAACAGCAAATTATTTCCGCTTTGCAAACTTTGTCTGCTTCGGAAATGCCTTTGCGCGATGTAGAGAAAGAACTCCGCCACTTACAAACACAATGGTACGAAAGTGGGCAAGTACCCATTGATAAAAAAGACGAAATCAATCAAAATTATCGTCATTATGTAGATGGCATTATGCAAAAAATTGACGGTCATTACAGCACCAAACGCGAAGAAATGGGCGATAATCTCAAAAAGAAAGTTGACCTCTGCGATGCCGTTCAAGCGATTTGCGAACGCCCCTTGGAAGGGCAGGAAGCGTGGAAACAAGCGACTGAAGAAATTCAAGCCCTGCAAACACAATGGAAAGAAATCGGCTACTCCACCAACAACGAAGAAGCGTGGGCAGCATTTCGCCAAGTATGCGACACTTTTTACAACAAACGCCGCGAACATTTCGGCGGTATTGACGAAATACGCCGCAACAGTGCCGAAATCAAAAAAACATTGTGCGAAAAAGCGGTGGCTTTGCAGCACAGCCAAGACTGGCAAGCTGCCGGCGACCAGTTTGTTCAACTACAAAAAGAATGGAAAGTTGCTGGTCCTGCGCCGCAAAAAGAGGAAAACGAATTGTGGCAGCGTTTCAGAACTGCCTGTGATGTGTTTTTCAATGCCCGCAAAGAACACAACGAAAGTGTTAGTGTAATTTATGAAGAAAATTTGGCTAAAAAATTGGCTCTGCTCGAGGAAATCAGCAATTACTCCGTTGAAGAAAATGCAGAAACCGCTTTTGACCGCCTCCGCGATTATAACGCTCAATGGAATGAAATCGGTTTTGTGCCTATTAAATCAAAAAAAGAAATAACAAAGCGTTTTCAAGATGTAATTGATGCTAAATTTACTATTGCCAAAGCTTTGCGCACCGGAGCGCGGGCACAACGCCTTGAAGAGCATCTGAACACGATGCGCCAAGACCGCAGCAGCTCACCATCGCAGGAGTATGAACGCCGCGGCAGTAGCCAACGCAATCCGATAGAACAAAAAATTCAGAGCTTGCGCGATGAAATCAGCAATTATGAAAATAATCTCGGATTTTTGAAAGACAACGGAAAACCCAACCCGATTCGCGAGCAAATACAACAAAATATTGAGCGCGCCCGCAACGAAATGAACATTTTGTATCAGCAAATGAACGCAAAAACAGAAAATAACAATACGCCGCCGGAGGCAGCTTTGTAA
- a CDS encoding OsmC family protein: MKKHHYQATVQWTGNVGSGTSGYRNYERSHTISIDNKTDILGSSDPAFRGDAAKHNPEELLVASLSACHLLWYLHLCAEAGVVVLEYADTATGIMQETATNGGHFTEVTLHPFVVVATADMTEKALELHQKAHQLCFIANSVNFPVLHRPTVKVA, translated from the coding sequence ATGAAAAAGCATCACTATCAAGCCACTGTTCAATGGACAGGTAATGTGGGTTCGGGAACAAGCGGCTATCGCAATTATGAAAGAAGTCATACGATTTCTATTGATAATAAAACGGATATTTTGGGTTCTTCTGACCCTGCCTTTCGCGGCGATGCTGCCAAACACAACCCCGAAGAATTATTGGTTGCTTCTTTGTCGGCGTGTCATTTGTTGTGGTATTTGCACTTGTGTGCCGAAGCAGGAGTGGTGGTGCTGGAGTATGCAGATACAGCGACAGGCATTATGCAGGAAACCGCCACGAACGGCGGTCATTTTACGGAAGTTACGCTACACCCTTTTGTGGTGGTAGCCACTGCCGATATGACAGAAAAAGCCCTCGAACTCCACCAAAAAGCACACCAACTGTGTTTTATTGCCAATTCTGTAAATTTTCCGGTATTGCACCGCCCAACAGTAAAAGTGGCATAA
- a CDS encoding HAMP domain-containing histidine kinase: MNIYRQEFYWRIGLLIFALFIVIASLIYNNQLANKLSQEERKKVEMIGTVYSKIIQANENTDLSFEFAFIQNNTTVPLIITDQQGNVLREFTRNLDEKKIEDDAYLVKELRSMKKAYEPVTIALDSNTHQYLYYKDSELLSQLRIYPYVQLGIITLFLVVTYFAFMSAKRAEQNQVWVGMARETAHQIGTPLSSLSAWTDVLAESDERGTRDIAAEISNDVSRLELIAERFSKIGSKPKMEITLLNTSLLKTFRYMERRAPQKVRMTNNLTQISDIQVPASAPLLDWVLENLLKNALDAMESGEGSISVTLSETDQHAVIDVKDSGKGISKSEFERVFKPGYSSKKRGWGLGLSLSKRIIEEYHDGKIFVHQSALGKGTSFRILLPKQVSA, from the coding sequence ATGAATATTTACCGACAGGAATTTTATTGGCGTATCGGCTTATTGATTTTTGCCCTGTTCATCGTCATTGCTTCGCTTATTTATAATAATCAGCTCGCCAACAAATTATCGCAGGAGGAGCGCAAAAAAGTGGAAATGATAGGAACGGTGTATTCAAAGATTATCCAAGCCAATGAGAATACAGATTTGAGTTTTGAGTTTGCTTTTATTCAAAACAATACCACTGTGCCACTCATTATCACCGACCAGCAGGGCAATGTTCTGCGTGAATTTACGCGAAACTTAGACGAAAAAAAAATTGAAGATGATGCTTATCTGGTAAAGGAATTGCGCTCGATGAAAAAAGCCTACGAGCCGGTGACGATAGCTTTGGACAGCAACACCCATCAATATTTATACTACAAAGATTCTGAATTATTGTCGCAGTTGCGGATTTATCCTTATGTACAACTCGGCATTATTACACTTTTTTTAGTAGTTACCTATTTTGCATTTATGTCGGCGAAGCGAGCCGAGCAAAATCAGGTGTGGGTGGGTATGGCACGCGAAACAGCACATCAAATCGGAACACCTTTGTCGTCTTTATCGGCGTGGACAGATGTGCTTGCCGAGAGCGACGAGCGCGGCACCCGCGATATAGCCGCCGAAATTTCAAATGATGTGAGCCGTTTGGAACTCATCGCCGAGCGTTTTTCCAAAATAGGCTCAAAACCCAAAATGGAAATCACACTGCTCAACACCTCTTTGCTCAAAACATTCAGATATATGGAACGTCGTGCTCCACAAAAAGTGCGCATGACCAATAACCTGACGCAGATTTCCGATATTCAGGTGCCGGCGAGTGCGCCACTTTTGGACTGGGTGTTGGAAAACCTCCTCAAAAACGCCTTAGATGCGATGGAAAGCGGCGAAGGCTCTATTTCGGTAACATTGAGCGAAACCGACCAACACGCCGTTATTGATGTAAAAGACAGTGGAAAAGGTATTTCTAAAAGTGAATTTGAGCGGGTATTTAAACCGGGTTACAGCAGTAAAAAACGCGGTTGGGGTTTGGGGCTTTCGCTATCCAAGCGTATTATAGAAGAATACCACGACGGAAAAATTTTTGTACATCAATCTGCTTTGGGAAAAGGTACTTCGTTCAGGATTTTATTGCCCAAACAAGTAAGCGCATAA
- a CDS encoding T9SS type A sorting domain-containing protein: protein MLFVLLETWCNLLLANTHCPAEAGVPTAPFYTHICNDGSDNEKMLLRNEIALQNSNTSLYTFIVSNDANGDIIGTSDDGIFDFSNKDNGTPYPAGEYCFTGFAYNQDEFYQMIENPYVQALNPCIEGRMAFQDFIACVRDHKGTDIVALDDLLRELNLYAAIAKVDWCYDVVEDSAKYCLQVIDCEQQNTSISHTKTPTVAPTVQLLGDQSHLLNFYTSSSRLVRIQVSDLSGRVLLKQSFASLEGNNQLNIFTAQWESGLYVINLEANQESHFMRLLVQ from the coding sequence TTGTTATTTGTTTTATTGGAAACTTGGTGTAATCTGCTGTTGGCAAATACACATTGTCCGGCAGAAGCGGGTGTACCTACTGCTCCTTTTTACACGCATATTTGCAACGACGGCTCCGACAATGAAAAAATGTTGTTGCGTAATGAAATTGCGCTACAAAATTCCAATACTTCACTTTATACTTTCATTGTCAGCAATGATGCCAATGGCGACATTATAGGCACCAGTGATGATGGTATTTTTGATTTCAGCAATAAGGACAACGGAACACCTTATCCCGCCGGAGAATATTGTTTTACGGGATTTGCCTACAATCAAGATGAATTTTATCAGATGATAGAAAACCCCTATGTACAAGCCCTCAATCCCTGTATTGAAGGGCGTATGGCTTTTCAGGATTTTATCGCTTGTGTGCGTGACCACAAAGGAACGGACATTGTAGCATTAGACGACTTACTCAGAGAACTAAACCTTTATGCTGCCATAGCAAAAGTAGATTGGTGCTATGATGTAGTAGAAGACAGTGCAAAATATTGCTTGCAGGTGATTGATTGCGAACAACAAAATACAAGCATATCGCATACAAAAACACCTACCGTTGCTCCCACGGTTCAATTACTCGGCGACCAAAGTCATTTGCTCAATTTTTATACATCTTCGAGTCGTTTGGTGCGTATTCAGGTGAGTGATTTATCGGGGCGTGTATTACTCAAACAGTCTTTTGCATCGCTCGAAGGCAACAACCAACTCAATATTTTTACGGCGCAATGGGAAAGCGGTTTGTATGTTATTAATCTAGAAGCCAATCAGGAATCTCATTTTATGCGCTTATTGGTGCAATAA